A stretch of Paenibacillus mucilaginosus 3016 DNA encodes these proteins:
- a CDS encoding VOC family protein, with translation MIQSIVHIALVVKDYDEAIDFYTKKLNFTLIEDTYQPEQDKRWVVVSPPGSAGATLLLAKASKPEQDAFIGNQSGGRVFLFLNTDDFWRDYNEMVSRGIEFVREPKEQEYGTVAVFKDLYGNLWDLLELNQDHPSSKRMK, from the coding sequence ATGATTCAATCCATTGTCCATATTGCTCTTGTTGTTAAGGACTATGATGAAGCTATAGATTTTTATACAAAGAAGCTGAACTTCACACTAATTGAGGATACATATCAACCCGAACAAGATAAACGATGGGTCGTTGTATCTCCACCTGGGTCTGCAGGTGCTACATTACTGCTTGCAAAAGCATCAAAACCAGAACAAGATGCGTTTATTGGAAACCAGTCGGGAGGCAGGGTTTTTCTCTTTTTAAATACGGATGATTTTTGGAGAGATTATAATGAAATGGTGAGTAGGGGAATTGAGTTCGTTAGAGAACCAAAGGAACAAGAATATGGGACTGTTGCTGTATTTAAGGACCTATATGGAAACCTGTGGGATTTGTTAGAGTTAAATCAAGACCATCCCAGTTCAAAGAGAATGAAGTAG
- a CDS encoding IS3 family transposase (programmed frameshift): MSKEKYCATEKLAILEEVSSGKIGFIAATKRYGMNKTTLMKWQRRYKLYGYEGLERSTRNRSYSAELKLQAVKDYVEGGLSKYRIIDKYRISSTTQLSNWIKKYNGHSSLKAYKGEAQAMTKGRSTTWDERIDIVHYCLAHQHDYHKTAGQFQVSYQQVYQWVKKFEAGGADALKDGRGRKKAPEEMTEADRQKLEMKKMEYEMERLRAENAFLKKLPGNPKEAKLSQYRQENVYLAIQALQEEESISIQLLCEVAGVARSSYYKWLNRKPSSREQENERLTKMMMSIYEKVEKTFGYRQLTLHMRKETGQTINHKRVYRLMKVKGIQSVIRRKRKKYPHSTPQHVAENVLNRNFQAAEPNEKWVTDVTEFKYGNGQKAYLSAILDLHDKSIVSRVVGHSNNNPLVFETLKQALQAAPGSKPMLHSDRGFQYTSLDFKKLLDDNELTQSMSRVGRCIDNGPMESFWGTLKCEKYYLHTYQTFEELERDILAYIDFYNNERLQAKLNGLSPMEYRTKAA; encoded by the exons ATGTCTAAAGAAAAATACTGTGCTACGGAGAAACTTGCTATCCTTGAAGAAGTTTCAAGTGGAAAAATTGGTTTTATCGCTGCAACCAAAAGATACGGTATGAATAAAACAACTTTAATGAAATGGCAGCGTCGTTATAAGCTATATGGGTATGAAGGACTGGAAAGAAGTACTCGCAATCGAAGTTACAGCGCTGAGCTGAAGCTTCAAGCGGTGAAAGATTATGTAGAGGGTGGATTGTCAAAATACCGGATCATCGACAAATACAGGATCTCAAGTACAACGCAGCTTTCTAACTGGATTAAGAAGTATAATGGTCATAGCAGCTTAAAAGCCTACAAAGGGGAAGCACAAGCTATGACAAAGGGTCGCTCTACTACGTGGGATGAGAGGATCGATATCGTCCACTATTGCCTGGCACATCAGCATGACTATCATAAGACAGCTGGCCAGTTTCAGGTCTCCTACCAGCAAGTATATCAATGGGTGAAGAAATTCGAAGCCGGCGGTGCGGATGCTTTAAAGGATGGCCGGGGGCGAAAGAAGGCGCCGGAAGAGATGACGGAGGCAGATCGCCAGAAGCTCGAGATGAAGAAGATGGAATACGAAATGGAGAGGCTTCGGGCGGAGAATGCATTTCTAAAAAAGTTAC CGGGAAATCCAAAGGAGGCGAAGCTAAGCCAATATCGCCAAGAGAACGTCTACCTTGCCATCCAAGCGCTTCAGGAAGAGGAGTCGATCAGCATTCAACTTCTGTGTGAAGTCGCAGGAGTTGCACGCTCAAGCTATTACAAATGGTTAAACCGCAAACCCAGCTCTCGTGAGCAGGAGAATGAGCGGCTGACAAAGATGATGATGTCCATATATGAAAAAGTAGAGAAAACCTTTGGGTACCGCCAATTAACACTCCACATGCGCAAGGAAACCGGACAGACGATTAACCATAAACGCGTGTACCGGCTGATGAAAGTCAAGGGAATCCAGTCGGTCATCCGCAGGAAGAGAAAGAAATACCCTCATTCTACTCCCCAGCACGTGGCCGAGAATGTGCTGAATCGTAATTTCCAAGCAGCTGAACCCAATGAGAAATGGGTAACGGATGTAACAGAATTTAAATACGGCAACGGTCAGAAAGCGTATTTAAGCGCGATTCTCGATCTTCATGATAAATCCATCGTCTCCAGAGTAGTGGGGCATTCCAACAACAACCCACTTGTTTTCGAGACGTTGAAGCAAGCCTTGCAAGCAGCTCCAGGAAGCAAACCAATGCTTCATAGTGACAGAGGATTTCAATACACTTCACTTGACTTCAAAAAGCTTTTGGACGATAACGAACTGACTCAAAGTATGTCCCGGGTTGGGCGGTGTATCGATAACGGGCCGATGGAATCCTTCTGGGGGACCTTAAAATGCGAGAAGTATTATCTACACACTTACCAAACCTTTGAGGAGCTTGAGAGAGACATTCTGGCTTACATCGATTTTTACAATAACGAACGATTACAAGCAAAACTAAACGGCCTCAGTCCAATGGAATACAGGACCAAGGCCGCTTAA
- a CDS encoding CBO0543 family protein, with the protein MTFEEALKKVNEANEKIVEANRMVSDAIMHSFLFTWRWWIGVSLIVLPWIAWLIFRDKQSTGRLLTAGFFVMIFSAVLDTIGIENGLWAYPVKVIPSPTLSFSLRLSVLPVIAMFFIQFKPKVNPFLKAIIYGSFAAFVGLPLLSMIDMYKRIHWEYAYSCFILTGMYLCSYWFYNLNSFERVQPLKPAGTAVEMNMSFLRKKQKIK; encoded by the coding sequence ATGACTTTTGAAGAAGCCTTGAAGAAAGTGAATGAGGCGAATGAAAAAATTGTAGAAGCAAACCGTATGGTTTCGGATGCCATAATGCATTCGTTCCTTTTCACTTGGAGGTGGTGGATCGGAGTATCCTTAATCGTTCTACCCTGGATTGCTTGGTTAATTTTTAGAGATAAGCAAAGTACGGGCCGCCTTCTGACCGCTGGTTTTTTTGTAATGATTTTCTCAGCGGTTTTAGATACGATTGGAATTGAAAATGGACTGTGGGCTTACCCGGTAAAAGTGATTCCATCACCTACGTTAAGTTTCTCTTTAAGACTTTCGGTATTACCCGTTATCGCTATGTTTTTTATCCAATTCAAGCCAAAAGTCAATCCATTCCTAAAAGCAATTATTTATGGTTCATTCGCGGCCTTTGTTGGGCTGCCGCTGCTTTCCATGATCGATATGTATAAAAGGATCCATTGGGAGTATGCATATTCATGTTTTATTTTGACTGGGATGTATTTGTGTTCTTATTGGTTCTATAATTTGAACAGCTTCGAAAGAGTCCAGCCCTTAAAGCCAGCAGGCACCGCTGTGGAGATGAATATGAGCTTCTTGCGTAAAAAACAGAAGATAAAGTAA
- a CDS encoding CBO0543 family protein — protein sequence MDAEQKKELEHIIQSYRDTNLDTINYWWEYSSFDSWRFWLTFILLAVPLLVLYFKIDRNRVYQIGFYGFAIHMLGVYVDTIGTNYGFWSYPYKMIPVLPTSFTLTSSMIPVAFMLMYQWQSRKRINYYLCAAGVSAIFVFIIHPIFMWLDMFQMYRGFNYLIMYVNYFGGSIMAKLVLDAFVYLNKKNDTIRIRKIK from the coding sequence ATGGACGCCGAACAGAAAAAAGAGCTGGAACACATCATCCAAAGCTACCGCGACACGAACCTGGACACCATCAACTATTGGTGGGAATACTCTTCCTTTGATTCATGGCGATTCTGGCTGACGTTTATTTTACTGGCCGTCCCGCTCCTGGTCCTTTATTTCAAGATAGACCGCAATCGGGTTTATCAGATTGGCTTTTACGGGTTCGCCATTCATATGCTTGGCGTCTATGTGGACACCATCGGTACGAACTATGGTTTCTGGTCCTATCCGTACAAAATGATCCCCGTATTGCCCACCAGCTTTACGCTGACCAGTTCGATGATCCCTGTGGCCTTCATGCTCATGTATCAGTGGCAGTCCCGTAAACGGATTAATTATTATCTATGCGCAGCCGGCGTGTCCGCCATATTCGTCTTTATCATCCATCCGATCTTCATGTGGCTGGATATGTTCCAAATGTATCGCGGCTTCAACTACTTGATCATGTACGTGAATTACTTCGGCGGGTCGATCATGGCAAAACTCGTCCTGGATGCATTCGTCTACCTCAACAAGAAGAATGACACGATCAGGATCCGGAAAATCAAATGA